A section of the Oryzias melastigma strain HK-1 linkage group LG2, ASM292280v2, whole genome shotgun sequence genome encodes:
- the LOC112156683 gene encoding elongation factor 2, with the protein MVNFTVDQIRAIMDKKANIRNMSVIAHVDHGKSTLTDSLVSKAGIIASARAGETRFTDTRKDEQERCITIKSTAISLYYELSENDMAFIKQSKDGCGFLINLIDSPGHVDFSSEVTAALRVTDGALVVVDCVSGVCVQTETVLRQAICERIKPVLMMNKMDRALLELQLEPEDLYQTFQRIVESVNVIISTYGEDENSPMGNIMVDPVIGTVGFGSGLHGWAFTLKQFAEMYAAKFAAKGNSQMTPAERCKKVEDMMKKLWGDRYYDTENGKFVKSAVSADGKKFSRTFCALVLDPIFKVFDAIMNFRKEEAAKLIQKMDVKLDNEDKDKEGKPLLKAVMRRWLPAGEALLQMITIHLPSPVTAQKYRCELLYEGPGDDEAAMGIKNCDPKGPLMMYISKMVPTSDKGRFYAFGRVFSGSVSTGLKVRIMGPNFVPGKKEDLYLKPIQRTILMMGRYVEPIEDVPCGNIVGLVGVDQYLVKTGTITTFEQAHNMRVMKFSVSPVVRVAVEAKNPADLPKLVEGLKRLSKSDPMVQCIIEESGEHIVAGAGELHLEICLKDLEEDHACIPIKKSDPVVSYRETVSAESTVMCLSKSPNKHNRLFMKARPFEEGLAEDIDKGDVTARQELKARARYLADKYEWDVGEARKIWCFGPDGNGPNLLVDVTKGVQYLNEIKDSVVAGFQWAAKEGVLCEENMRAIRFDIHDVTLHTDAIHRGGGQIIPTARRALYACELTADPRVMEPVYLVEIQCPETAMGGIYGVLTRRRGHVFEESRVMGTPMYVIKAYLPVMESFGFTADLRSNTGGQAFPQCVFDHWQILPGNPLEPTSKPGVVVMETRKRKGLKEGIPALDNYLDKL; encoded by the exons ATG GTGAACTTTACCGTAGACCAAATCCGTGCCATCATGGACAAAAAGGCCAACATCCGAAACATGTCTGTGATTGCGCACGTGGACCATGGAAAGTCGACGCTGACGGATTCGCTGGTGTCCAAAGCCGGGATCATCGCCTCGGCTCGTGCTGGAGAGACGCGCTTCACCGACACGCGCAAGGATGAACAGGAACGTTGCATCACCATCAAGTCTAC AGCCATCTCCCTGTACTACGAGCTGAGTGAAAACGACATGGCCTTCATCAAGCAGAGCAAAGATGGCTGTGGCTTCTTGATCAACCTGATCGACTCGCCGGGCCACGTGGACTTCTCCTCTGAAGTGACAGCAGCTCTCCGGGTCACCGATGGAGCGCTGGTTGTTGTGGACTGTGTCTCTG GTGTGTGTGTACAGACTGAGACCGTGCTCCGTCAGGCCATCTGCGAGCGCATCAAGCCCGTGCTGATGATGAACAAGATGGACCGTGccttactggagctgcagctggaaCCAGAAGATCTTTACCAGACTTTCCAGCGAATCGTGGAGTCTGTCAACGTCATCATCTCCACTTACGGAGAGGATGAGAACAGCCCAATGGGTAACATTATG GTTGATCCGGTCATCGGAACGGTCGGCTTCGGTTCTGGCCTTCACGGTTGGGCGTTCACCCTGAAGCAGTTTGCTGAGATGTACGCCGCCAAGTTTGCCGCCAAGGGCAACAGCCAGATGACTCCAGCAGAGCGCTGCAAGAAGGTGGAGGACATGATGAAGAAGCTGTGGGGTGACAG ATACTACGACACAGAAAACGGAAAGTTCGTCAAGAGTGCTGTTAGTGCCGACGGCAAGAAGTTCTCCCGCACCTTCTGTGCTCTCGTGCTGGACCCCATCTTCAAG GTGTTTGACGCCATCATGAACTTCAGGAAGGAGGAAGCAGCCAAGCTCATCCAGAAGATGGACGTCAAGCTGGACAACGAAGACAAGGACAAGGAAGGCAAGCCTCTGCTGAAGGCCGTGATGCGCCGCTGGCTTCCTGCAGGAGAAGCTCTGCTGCAGATGATCACCATCCACCTGCCCTCTCCGGTCACCGCCCAGAAGTACCGCTGCGAGCTGCTCTATGAGGGGCCCGGAGATGACGAAGCTGCCATGG GTATCAAGAACTGTGACCCCAAGGGGCCGCTCATGATGTATATCTCCAAGATGGTTCCCACCAGCGACAAGGGTCGCTTCTACGCCTTTGGTCGCGTGTTCTCCGGGAGCGTGTCCACCGGCTTGAAAGTACGCATCATGGGACCAAACTTTGTTCCTGGGAAGAAGGAAGATCTGTACCTGAAGCCCATCCAAAG GACCATTCTGATGATGGGCCGCTACGTGGAGCCTATCGAGGATGTGCCTTGTGGAAACATCGTGGGGCTGGTTGGAGTGGACCAGTACCTGGTCAAAACAGGAACCATCACCACCTTTGAGCAGGCCCACAACATGAGGGTGATGAAGTTCAGCGTCAGCCCCGTGGTGAGGGTGGCAGTGGAGGCCAAGAACCCCGCAGACCTGCCCAAGCTGGTGGAGGGCCTGAAGCGCCTGTCCAAGTCCGACCCCATGGTGCAGTGCATCATCGAGGAGTCTGGAGAGCACATCGTGGCTGGAGCTGGAGAGCTGCACCTGGAGATCTGCCTCAAGGACCTGGAGGAGGATCACGCCTGCATTCCAATCAAG AAATCGGACCCGGTGGTGTCCTACAGAGAGACCGTCAGCGCAGAGTCCACTGTCATGTGTCTGTCAAAGTCTCCCAACAAGCACAACAGGCTGTTCATGAAGGCCCGCCCCTTCGAAGAAGGTTTGGCTGAAGACATCGACAAGGGCGACGTGACGGCGCGGCAGGAGCTGAAGGCCCGCGCTCGCTACCTGGCCGACAAGTACGAGTGGGACGTTGGCGAGGCCAGGAAGATCTGGTGTTTCGGTCCTGACGGAAACGGGCCCAACCTGCTGGTGGACGTGACCAAGGGGGTCCAGTACCTCAACGAGATCAAGGACAGCGTGGTGGCGGGATTCCAGTGGGCGGCCAAGGAG GGAGTTCTGTGTGAGGAGAACATGCGCGCCATCCGCTTCGACATCCACGATGTGACGCTGCACACAGACGCCATCCACCGCGGCGGCGGGCAGATCATCCCCACAGCCCGCAGGGCCCTGTACGCCTGTGAGCTGACGGCCGATCCCAGAGTCATGGAGCCTGTCTACCTGGTGGAAATCCAG tgtCCTGAGACTGCGATGGGCGGGATCTACGGTGTGCTGACCAGGAGGCGTGGACACGTGTTTGAGGAGTCCAGGGTCATGGGAACCCCCATGTATGTCATCAAGGCCTACCTGCCTGTCATGGAGTCATTTG GCTTCACAGCTGACCTCCGCTCCAACACCGGCGGCCAGGCCTTCCCTCAGTGCGTGTTCGACCACTGGCAGATCCTCCCAGGAAACCCGCTGGAGCCCACGTCCAAGCCCGGCGTGGTCGTCATGGAGACGCGCAAACGCAAGGGGCTCAAAGAGGGCATCCCGGCTTTGGACAACTACCTGGACAAATTGTAG
- the LOC112156639 gene encoding uncharacterized methyltransferase-like C25B8.10 isoform X1 — MAVRLFEGKDHAASYLRYRVSPRELITRIMDFMEKQTPKQYNLAVDVGCGSGQGTVLLAQHFTKVVGTDVSPAQLEMASTNTNPPNVSYRECPAEELPFANGEVDLVTAMTAAHWFDRQRFIQEADRVLRPGGCLALLSYSLNMKLEFGDVSDTLNDICEEFYAALLPFRSSYLGLSSMKIYFDLFNSCSYPDKEWNECFPVRRTVTLGEYIGMVQTFSSYERLKRKDPAEAERLSNYIQNNAGDRTEQPSQQNTGKVLCRNFYLQEEVAVCHDDLVSGHRSYNDCSLFLLAGKKTVTDLFWKHT; from the exons ATGGCGGTAAGGCTCTTTGAAGGTAAAGATCATGCAGCTTCCTACCTGCGGTACAGAGTCTCACCCCGTGAATTGATCACTAGGATTATGGACTTCATGGAAAAACAG ACCCCGAAACAGTACAACCTTGCAGTAGATGTGGGTTGCGGTTCGGGTCAGGGGACGGTCCTTCTGGCTCAGCATTTCACTAAAGTGGTGGGAACGGATGTCAGCCCTGCCCAGCTAGAAATGGCGTCCACCAATACCAACCCACCAAACGTCTCATACAG AGAGTGTCCGGCTGAGGAGTTGCCATTTGCCAATGGCGAGGTGGACCTTGTGACGGCCATGACGGCAGCCCATTGGTTTGATCGCCAACGTTTCATCCAGGAGGCGGATAGGGTACTTCGTCCTGGAGGCTGCCTGGCTCTGCTGAGCTACTCCTTGAACATGAAGTTGGAGTTTGGGGACGTCTCCGATACTCTCAATGACATCTGTGAAGAG TTTTACGCCGCCCTGCTTCCCTTTCGGAGTTCTTACCTCGGACTGAGCTCTATGAAGATCTACTTTGACTTGTTTAACTCCTGCTCCTATCCCGACAAAGAATG GAACGAATGTTTCCCAGTGAGAAGAACCGTGACGCTGGGCGAGTACATTGGAATGGTTCAGACCTTTTCCAGTTATGAGCGACTGAAGCGAAAGGACCCAGCGGAGGCGGAGCGTCTCTCCAATTACATACAGAATAA CGCCGGTGACAGGACAGAACAGCCCAGCCAGCAGAATACAGGAAAAGTGCTGTGCCGTAACTTTTACCTGCAGGAGGAA GTTGCTGTCTGCCATGACGACCTCGTCTCTGGACACAGAAGTTACAATGattgttcattatttttactGGCTGGCAAGAAAACCGTAACAGATTTGTTCTGGAAGCACACCTGA
- the LOC112156639 gene encoding trans-aconitate 3-methyltransferase isoform X2, with the protein MAVRLFEGKDHAASYLRYRVSPRELITRIMDFMEKQTPKQYNLAVDVGCGSGQGTVLLAQHFTKVVGTDVSPAQLEMASTNTNPPNVSYRECPAEELPFANGEVDLVTAMTAAHWFDRQRFIQEADRVLRPGGCLALLSYSLNMKLEFGDVSDTLNDICEEFYAALLPFRSSYLGLSSMKIYFDLFNSCSYPDKEWNECFPVRRTVTLGEYIGMVQTFSSYERLKRKDPAEAERLSNYIQNKLLSAMTTSSLDTEVTMIVHYFYWLARKP; encoded by the exons ATGGCGGTAAGGCTCTTTGAAGGTAAAGATCATGCAGCTTCCTACCTGCGGTACAGAGTCTCACCCCGTGAATTGATCACTAGGATTATGGACTTCATGGAAAAACAG ACCCCGAAACAGTACAACCTTGCAGTAGATGTGGGTTGCGGTTCGGGTCAGGGGACGGTCCTTCTGGCTCAGCATTTCACTAAAGTGGTGGGAACGGATGTCAGCCCTGCCCAGCTAGAAATGGCGTCCACCAATACCAACCCACCAAACGTCTCATACAG AGAGTGTCCGGCTGAGGAGTTGCCATTTGCCAATGGCGAGGTGGACCTTGTGACGGCCATGACGGCAGCCCATTGGTTTGATCGCCAACGTTTCATCCAGGAGGCGGATAGGGTACTTCGTCCTGGAGGCTGCCTGGCTCTGCTGAGCTACTCCTTGAACATGAAGTTGGAGTTTGGGGACGTCTCCGATACTCTCAATGACATCTGTGAAGAG TTTTACGCCGCCCTGCTTCCCTTTCGGAGTTCTTACCTCGGACTGAGCTCTATGAAGATCTACTTTGACTTGTTTAACTCCTGCTCCTATCCCGACAAAGAATG GAACGAATGTTTCCCAGTGAGAAGAACCGTGACGCTGGGCGAGTACATTGGAATGGTTCAGACCTTTTCCAGTTATGAGCGACTGAAGCGAAAGGACCCAGCGGAGGCGGAGCGTCTCTCCAATTACATACAGAATAA GTTGCTGTCTGCCATGACGACCTCGTCTCTGGACACAGAAGTTACAATGattgttcattatttttactGGCTGGCAAGAAAACCGTAA